The following are encoded in a window of Arthrobacter woluwensis genomic DNA:
- a CDS encoding amino acid ABC transporter permease: protein MNWLQQWAGYMPQMLSGLGVSLFIAGVSIVIGYPLGLLLSVMVQRKNLVIRTLGLAIVEIGRGAPALVILYLVYYGLPKFGIAFESIQAACIALVWNAAAYSSEIIRAGLQSVARGQTEAAQVLGLSSRDTFFRVIMPQGMRSAIPGLMGVAIQMFQGTSLAYAIAVPELMKSAYNIGSQDFNYLQIFTLAGICYAAISMPATWITVYFEKRMSRHA, encoded by the coding sequence ATGAACTGGCTTCAGCAATGGGCGGGCTACATGCCCCAGATGCTGTCCGGGCTCGGTGTGAGCCTCTTCATCGCCGGGGTGTCGATCGTCATCGGCTACCCGCTCGGCCTGCTCCTGAGCGTCATGGTGCAGCGCAAGAACCTGGTCATCCGGACCCTGGGCCTGGCGATCGTCGAGATCGGCCGTGGCGCCCCCGCCCTTGTGATCCTGTACCTGGTCTACTACGGCCTGCCGAAATTCGGCATCGCGTTCGAGAGCATCCAGGCCGCGTGCATCGCACTCGTGTGGAACGCCGCGGCGTACTCGAGCGAGATCATCCGGGCGGGCCTCCAGTCCGTGGCCCGTGGTCAGACCGAGGCGGCCCAGGTGCTGGGCCTGTCGTCCCGCGACACGTTCTTCCGCGTCATCATGCCGCAAGGCATGCGCTCGGCGATCCCGGGCCTGATGGGCGTGGCCATCCAGATGTTCCAGGGCACTTCGCTCGCCTACGCCATCGCGGTCCCGGAACTGATGAAGTCCGCCTACAACATCGGCAGCCAGGACTTCAACTACCTGCAGATCTTCACCCTGGCCGGCATCTGTTACGCCGCGATCTCCATGCCGGCCACGTGGATCACCGTCTACTTCGAAAAGCGCATGTCCCGCCATGCCTGA
- a CDS encoding amino acid ABC transporter permease, whose amino-acid sequence MEALTAVVQGLPMTLWLTLAAFAIGIVGAVPLSLALTSPVAPLRWAARLLVDLIRGVPIIVWLFLLKFGIHLGTFKFDPVNAAIVGLGVVSIAYLAEIYRGGIQAVPRGQLEASKALGLSGATTFFGVVIPQAFRIVSPSIATYLVGLLKDSSIASTIIVAEMVFQSQSFARQHPTVEGILPYVIVGVIYIVLSLPVAFLSRRLDARMRKAIFV is encoded by the coding sequence ATGGAAGCGCTCACCGCCGTCGTCCAGGGCCTGCCCATGACGCTGTGGCTGACGCTCGCCGCGTTCGCCATCGGCATCGTCGGAGCGGTTCCGCTCTCCCTGGCCCTGACCTCGCCCGTGGCGCCGCTGCGCTGGGCCGCGCGCCTGCTCGTGGACCTGATCCGCGGCGTGCCGATCATCGTCTGGCTGTTCCTGCTGAAGTTCGGCATCCATCTGGGGACGTTCAAGTTCGACCCGGTCAACGCGGCGATCGTGGGCCTGGGCGTGGTGTCGATCGCCTATCTGGCCGAGATCTACCGCGGCGGCATCCAGGCCGTGCCGCGCGGCCAGCTGGAGGCGTCCAAGGCCCTGGGTCTCTCCGGCGCCACCACGTTCTTCGGCGTCGTGATTCCGCAGGCGTTCCGGATCGTCTCCCCGTCCATCGCCACGTATCTCGTGGGCCTGCTGAAGGACTCGTCCATCGCCTCCACCATCATCGTGGCGGAGATGGTGTTCCAGTCCCAGTCGTTCGCCCGTCAGCATCCCACGGTCGAGGGCATCCTCCCGTACGTGATCGTGGGCGTCATCTACATCGTCCTGAGCCTGCCGGTGGCCTTCCTGTCCCGCCGTCTCGACGCTCGCATGAGGAAGGCGATCTTCGTATGA
- a CDS encoding amino acid ABC transporter ATP-binding protein produces MAKSTPTEAHRVPRLGIQLENIRKHYGDHVVLDDVSLDVEPGTVTALIGPSGAGKSTFLRCINLLEQPDGGTIRVAGHTIEPGKNIAPKDLARLRSAVGMVFQSFNLFPHMTALKNISFPQQRVLGRGKEEADERAMQLLERVGLKDKANQHPGRCSGGQQQRIAIARALALDPSIMLFDEPTSALDPEVGLEVLAVMRELAADGMTMVVVTHEMQFARDVSDTLVVMADCKIIEQGDPRAIMSDPQEARTRRFLRAVLER; encoded by the coding sequence ATGGCGAAATCAACCCCCACCGAAGCGCACCGGGTGCCACGGCTCGGCATCCAGCTGGAGAACATCAGGAAGCACTACGGCGACCATGTGGTCCTGGACGATGTGTCTCTGGATGTGGAGCCCGGCACCGTCACGGCTTTGATCGGCCCCTCCGGCGCCGGCAAGAGCACCTTCCTCCGGTGCATCAACCTGCTGGAGCAGCCGGACGGCGGCACCATCCGGGTGGCCGGGCACACGATCGAACCCGGGAAGAACATCGCCCCCAAGGACCTGGCCCGCCTGCGCAGCGCCGTCGGCATGGTCTTCCAGTCCTTCAACCTCTTCCCGCACATGACGGCGCTGAAGAACATCAGCTTCCCGCAGCAGCGGGTGCTGGGCCGCGGCAAGGAGGAGGCCGACGAGCGGGCCATGCAGCTGCTCGAACGCGTGGGTCTCAAGGACAAGGCGAACCAGCACCCCGGGCGCTGTTCCGGCGGCCAGCAGCAGCGCATCGCCATCGCCCGGGCTCTCGCCCTGGATCCGTCGATCATGCTCTTCGACGAACCCACGTCCGCCCTGGACCCCGAGGTCGGCCTGGAAGTGCTGGCCGTCATGCGGGAGCTCGCGGCGGACGGCATGACCATGGTGGTGGTCACGCATGAGATGCAGTTCGCCCGCGACGTCTCCGACACCCTCGTGGTCATGGCGGACTGCAAGATCATCGAACAGGGCGATCCGCGCGCCATCATGAGTGACCCGCAGGAGGCGCGCACCCGCCGCTTCCTCCGCGCCGTCCTGGAGCGCTGA
- a CDS encoding DinB family protein: MTARMINAVGTGEKADLLGALAQAHEFLSYTCRGASEEDARKRTTVSELTLGGLIKHVTSVERHWVDFIVNGPESAAATSSFSNLTEEDFARYADGFRLTEGETLAGALEDYRAAAEETARVVEGLEDLGASYELPETPWSEARTWSVRRTLIHIIAETTQHAGHADIIREALDGQKTMG, from the coding sequence ATGACTGCACGGATGATCAACGCTGTGGGCACGGGCGAGAAGGCCGATCTGCTGGGCGCCCTGGCCCAGGCCCACGAGTTCCTCAGCTACACCTGCCGCGGGGCGAGCGAAGAGGACGCCCGGAAGCGCACCACGGTCAGCGAGCTGACGCTCGGCGGCCTGATCAAGCACGTCACGTCGGTGGAGCGGCATTGGGTGGACTTCATCGTGAACGGCCCGGAGTCGGCGGCCGCGACGAGCAGTTTCTCGAACCTGACCGAGGAGGATTTCGCTCGTTATGCCGATGGATTCCGCCTGACCGAGGGAGAGACGCTGGCCGGCGCCCTGGAGGACTACCGGGCCGCTGCGGAGGAGACCGCTCGCGTGGTCGAGGGGCTGGAAGACCTCGGGGCGTCCTATGAGCTCCCCGAGACGCCGTGGAGCGAAGCCCGGACGTGGTCGGTGCGGCGCACGCTGATCCACATCATCGCCGAGACGACCCAGCACGCGGGGCATGCGGACATCATCCGGGAGGCCCTGGACGGTCAGAAGACCATGGGCTGA
- a CDS encoding helix-turn-helix transcriptional regulator, translating to MANTSSRTLRLLSLLQARRYWPGAELAGRLEVSVRTLRRDVERLRDLGYPVEAARGVDGGYQLASGAAMPPLLLDDEEAVALAIALRSAAQGAVSGVAEASVRALAKLVQVMPRGLRRRVEAIGAATESHFWEPVEEAIDPELLIIIGQACRDQERIGFDYTAADGRASTRHVEPLRMVRLGLRWYLVCYDLDRGEWRSFRLDRMSRPVPTGARFAPRTLPAENPVAFIRDRADKAQGSQDVVALVSAPAQHVTERIGRWSTLEEVAATRCRVTVHAKTLDWALMALGMLDADYTIEAPQSAIEGGREWAERLLRATAADRRP from the coding sequence ATGGCGAACACGAGTTCACGAACGCTCCGGCTGCTCTCGCTGCTGCAGGCCAGACGGTACTGGCCGGGGGCCGAGCTGGCCGGACGGCTGGAGGTGTCCGTGCGGACGCTCCGGCGCGACGTCGAGCGCCTCCGGGATCTCGGCTACCCCGTGGAGGCCGCCCGCGGAGTCGACGGCGGCTACCAGCTCGCGTCCGGCGCGGCGATGCCGCCGTTGCTGCTCGACGACGAGGAGGCCGTCGCCCTCGCGATCGCCCTGCGGTCTGCAGCCCAGGGGGCGGTGAGCGGCGTCGCCGAAGCCTCAGTGCGGGCCCTGGCCAAGCTGGTCCAAGTGATGCCGCGGGGGCTCAGGAGGCGGGTCGAGGCGATCGGAGCCGCCACGGAAAGCCATTTCTGGGAACCGGTCGAGGAAGCGATCGACCCGGAACTCCTGATCATCATCGGACAGGCCTGCCGGGACCAGGAACGGATCGGGTTCGACTACACCGCGGCCGACGGGCGCGCGAGCACGCGCCACGTCGAGCCCCTGCGCATGGTCCGCCTCGGGCTGCGGTGGTACCTGGTCTGCTACGACCTGGACCGCGGCGAATGGCGCTCCTTCCGCCTGGACCGGATGAGCCGGCCGGTCCCGACCGGCGCCCGGTTCGCCCCGCGGACCCTGCCGGCGGAGAACCCCGTCGCGTTCATCCGCGACCGGGCCGACAAGGCGCAGGGTTCGCAGGACGTGGTCGCCCTGGTCTCGGCGCCGGCACAGCACGTGACCGAGAGGATCGGCCGATGGTCCACCCTGGAGGAGGTCGCCGCGACCCGCTGCCGCGTGACGGTGCACGCCAAGACCCTGGACTGGGCTCTGATGGCGCTCGGCATGCTCGACGCCGACTACACGATCGAAGCGCCGCAGTCCGCGATCGAGGGAGGCCGCGAGTGGGCCGAGCGGCTGCTGAGGGCGACCGCTGCCGACCGCCGGCCCTGA
- a CDS encoding helix-turn-helix domain-containing protein → MKATPPIPHPHRGPVEWKVIENKLVVEESGLVEDITSGVGTLLNVESAGKFGVSSQSSPTFSAQGISFYTGNTGASDVVIDGGVYDIHHDPGIGSVKLSIVSEGTMSVHSRRGAMARQAGHGFLLRPGENRTVEFSDGARVLIIETSKEILEGYNNGSFGADPLQFGPAGTLSESILAFGTSVAHHHPAGPLNNYFIDQFLQEMVASIVLSVRGVSESERRGRSGAFSQSQYLINGRYIDPSFSVTELASLLKMSVRNLQDIYAQQGKNVSQAIRDRRLQEAKRLLSDPMYVNLTVEEVATYSGFDNTQRLRRAFETADLPNPRAFRAQAMRAGRAPE, encoded by the coding sequence ATGAAGGCGACGCCGCCGATTCCACACCCTCACCGGGGTCCCGTTGAATGGAAGGTCATCGAGAATAAGCTGGTCGTCGAGGAGAGCGGGCTCGTCGAGGACATCACGTCCGGAGTAGGGACGCTCCTCAACGTCGAGAGCGCCGGGAAGTTCGGTGTGTCCTCCCAGTCGTCGCCGACCTTTTCGGCCCAGGGGATCAGTTTCTACACCGGCAACACCGGCGCTTCGGATGTGGTCATCGACGGAGGTGTTTACGATATCCATCACGATCCGGGAATAGGGTCGGTGAAACTCTCGATCGTCTCGGAAGGGACGATGAGTGTGCATTCCAGAAGAGGGGCCATGGCCCGGCAGGCCGGCCATGGATTCCTCCTCCGGCCCGGCGAGAACCGGACCGTTGAATTCTCCGACGGCGCACGTGTCCTCATCATTGAAACATCCAAAGAAATTCTCGAAGGATATAACAATGGGTCCTTCGGCGCGGACCCGCTGCAATTCGGTCCCGCCGGCACACTTTCCGAGTCGATTCTCGCCTTCGGCACCTCCGTCGCCCACCATCACCCCGCAGGTCCGCTCAACAATTACTTCATCGATCAATTCCTGCAGGAAATGGTCGCCAGCATCGTCCTGAGCGTGCGGGGTGTCAGTGAATCCGAGCGCCGCGGGCGCTCCGGTGCGTTCAGTCAGTCCCAGTATCTGATCAACGGGCGCTATATCGATCCCTCATTCTCGGTGACCGAACTCGCGTCACTTCTGAAGATGTCCGTCAGGAATCTCCAGGACATCTATGCGCAGCAGGGGAAGAATGTCAGCCAGGCCATCCGCGACCGCCGGCTTCAAGAGGCGAAGCGGTTGCTGAGCGATCCGATGTATGTGAATCTCACGGTGGAGGAGGTCGCCACCTATTCCGGATTCGATAACACGCAGCGCCTGCGCAGGGCTTTTGAGACGGCGGACCTCCCGAACCCCCGGGCTTTCCGCGCCCAGGCGATGAGAGCGGGCCGGGCGCCGGAATGA
- a CDS encoding general stress protein, which produces MADRENPGQFGNREDTEEQARRGGESSSGQFGAENGADPSEAGRKGGENSSGQFGAENGADPSEAGRRGGENSHGGNG; this is translated from the coding sequence ATGGCCGATCGCGAAAACCCAGGTCAGTTCGGAAACCGTGAAGACACCGAGGAGCAGGCCCGTCGTGGAGGCGAGTCGAGTTCCGGCCAGTTCGGTGCGGAGAACGGCGCCGACCCCTCAGAGGCCGGCCGCAAGGGCGGCGAGAACAGCTCCGGCCAGTTCGGAGCCGAGAACGGCGCCGACCCCTCAGAAGCCGGACGTCGCGGAGGCGAGAACAGCCATGGCGGCAACGGCTGA
- a CDS encoding SRPBCC family protein encodes MARIHQDITVDVPREDAYELWSRVELLPCFLRHLTSAVPLGDELVCFTTEIGRRRQFVARVRQHRPGHVIRWSCAEEPSHQGEITFVQVSHRRTRVDFTILWDPARMSETSGSLFRLDQLSVLEDLQEFKRLAEASRREEARHHRFLPRKSKDFHDLVSRILRGPNPASSRRTTPETGETPVDGAQPTPT; translated from the coding sequence ATGGCGCGGATCCACCAGGACATCACCGTGGATGTCCCCCGAGAGGATGCCTATGAGCTGTGGAGCCGGGTCGAACTCCTGCCATGTTTCCTGAGGCATCTCACCTCAGCCGTCCCCCTCGGCGACGAGCTGGTCTGCTTCACCACCGAGATCGGCCGACGACGCCAGTTCGTCGCACGTGTCCGGCAGCATCGGCCGGGCCACGTCATCCGATGGTCGTGCGCGGAAGAGCCCAGCCACCAGGGCGAGATCACGTTCGTGCAGGTGAGTCACCGACGGACCCGCGTCGACTTCACGATCCTCTGGGACCCTGCCCGCATGTCCGAAACCTCAGGATCGCTCTTCCGTCTCGATCAGCTCAGCGTTCTGGAGGACCTCCAGGAATTCAAGCGCCTGGCGGAGGCAAGCCGTCGCGAAGAGGCCCGGCACCATCGGTTCCTCCCCCGGAAGAGCAAGGATTTCCACGATCTGGTCTCAAGGATCCTGCGTGGCCCGAATCCGGCGTCCAGTCGCCGCACCACACCGGAAACCGGCGAAACCCCGGTCGACGGAGCGCAGCCGACCCCCACGTAG
- a CDS encoding NtaA/DmoA family FMN-dependent monooxygenase (This protein belongs to a clade of FMN-dependent monooxygenases, within a broader family of flavin-dependent oxidoreductases, the luciferase-like monooxygenase (LMM) family, some of whose members use coenzyme F420 rather than FMN.): MSGDSTQGHSTQRHTAADFRPSGQIQFGIFFQGVNSGTVWKTPEAGSQTDFESFRRIAQTAERGLFAAFFLGEGLRLREHLGRVHELDVAGRPDAQTMLAALAGVTDKIGLVATQNTTYNDPADLAHRLASLDLISGGRAAWNIVTTDNAWTGQNFRRGGYLDHADRYTHAEAFVKVAKEIWDSWDDGVIAESGAAESWASGSGEGGAFARRVRHEGQHYSVDVVPRLPRSAQHRPVLFQAGDSPEGRDFAARQADVIFSAHPQLEDARSFRADLVERTVAAGRHPNELQIFPASEFILAPTEAEALEKKAWVRSQQIGPQQAIAFLEQFWGTSLSGYDPDGPLPEIDPVVEETSETRGSGFHGARARQLADQWRAEAKDKGLSIRQFVTAQSARRDATFTGSYQSVADHLAEYARDGVVDGFNISPWLIPTGLDEIVNHLVPALQQRGVYPTEYRGSTLREHLGLPVPVRD, translated from the coding sequence ATGAGCGGCGACAGCACGCAGGGACACAGCACGCAGAGACACACCGCGGCGGACTTCCGGCCGAGCGGGCAGATCCAGTTCGGGATCTTCTTCCAGGGCGTCAATTCGGGTACCGTGTGGAAGACGCCCGAGGCGGGTTCGCAGACCGACTTCGAGTCGTTCCGCCGGATCGCCCAGACCGCCGAACGCGGCCTGTTCGCGGCGTTCTTCCTGGGGGAGGGCCTGCGCCTGCGGGAGCACCTCGGCCGTGTCCACGAACTGGATGTGGCGGGCCGTCCCGACGCCCAGACCATGCTCGCCGCGCTGGCCGGTGTCACGGACAAGATCGGCCTCGTCGCCACGCAGAACACCACGTACAACGACCCTGCGGACCTGGCGCACCGCCTCGCGTCGCTGGATCTGATCTCGGGTGGCCGGGCCGCGTGGAACATCGTGACCACGGACAACGCGTGGACGGGACAGAACTTCCGGCGCGGGGGATACCTGGACCACGCCGACCGGTACACGCACGCGGAGGCGTTCGTGAAGGTGGCCAAGGAGATCTGGGATTCCTGGGACGACGGCGTGATCGCGGAGAGCGGTGCGGCCGAGTCGTGGGCGTCCGGTTCGGGTGAGGGAGGCGCCTTCGCGCGCCGGGTCCGGCATGAGGGGCAGCACTACTCGGTGGACGTCGTCCCGCGGCTGCCGCGCAGCGCGCAGCACCGCCCGGTGCTGTTCCAAGCGGGGGACTCCCCGGAAGGCCGGGATTTCGCGGCGCGTCAGGCGGACGTGATCTTCTCCGCCCATCCGCAGCTGGAGGATGCACGGTCCTTCCGGGCGGATCTGGTGGAGCGCACGGTGGCGGCGGGCCGTCACCCCAACGAGCTCCAGATCTTCCCCGCGAGTGAGTTCATCCTGGCGCCCACGGAGGCCGAAGCGCTGGAGAAGAAGGCCTGGGTCCGGTCTCAGCAGATCGGACCCCAGCAGGCGATCGCGTTCCTGGAGCAGTTCTGGGGCACGAGCCTGTCCGGCTACGACCCCGATGGCCCTCTGCCGGAGATCGACCCGGTGGTGGAGGAGACGAGCGAGACGCGCGGCAGCGGGTTCCACGGGGCCCGGGCCCGGCAGCTGGCCGATCAGTGGCGGGCGGAGGCCAAGGACAAGGGGCTGTCCATCCGGCAGTTCGTCACGGCCCAGTCTGCTCGCCGAGACGCGACCTTCACGGGCTCGTACCAGTCGGTGGCGGATCACCTGGCCGAGTATGCGCGGGACGGCGTGGTGGACGGGTTCAACATCTCCCCGTGGCTCATCCCGACCGGCCTGGACGAGATCGTGAACCACCTGGTCCCGGCGCTGCAGCAACGCGGCGTGTATCCGACCGAGTACCGCGGGAGCACGCTCCGCGAGCATCTGGGCCTCCCGGTGCCCGTGCGCGACTGA
- a CDS encoding LLM class flavin-dependent oxidoreductase translates to MSGFLILEADGAGSHPAAWRASRTAPAAVLGPERLRDVALAAESAGFHALSYADGPLPEGADAQARLNALQRAAFVGPLTHAIGLLPEVDTVYTEPFHVATQLASLDYVSQGRGGWLLAASDDAREAAAVGRSVADGDRRRAEAGASVEANRRLWDSWEDDAVIKDVASGRYLDADRLHYADFQADLGDGEGYFVKGPSIIPRPLQGQLPVVAPADLVSGDGPLSPREVDAVLVSAPSLENLRTRLAGAREEFGLRSEGGPALIAALDVVLDARGLSAADRLAALDAATPWSSERARFAGAAEELAETLAELLGLADGVRLHPAVLDTDLPELSALTLPLLRSRNLLRPTAPGDAFRAVLGLERAVNRYSTEAARSVAAGTGAQA, encoded by the coding sequence ATGAGCGGGTTCCTCATCCTCGAAGCGGACGGCGCCGGATCGCACCCGGCCGCCTGGCGCGCGAGTCGCACGGCGCCCGCAGCGGTCCTGGGCCCCGAGCGGCTCCGGGACGTGGCGCTCGCCGCGGAATCGGCGGGCTTCCACGCCTTGAGCTATGCGGACGGCCCCCTGCCGGAGGGCGCCGACGCGCAGGCCCGGCTCAACGCCCTGCAGCGTGCTGCGTTCGTGGGGCCGCTGACCCATGCGATCGGGCTCCTGCCCGAGGTCGACACCGTCTACACCGAGCCGTTCCATGTGGCGACGCAGCTGGCCAGCCTCGACTACGTGTCGCAGGGCCGTGGCGGCTGGCTGCTCGCGGCGAGCGACGACGCGCGGGAGGCCGCCGCCGTCGGGCGTTCCGTCGCGGACGGTGACCGGCGCCGTGCCGAGGCGGGCGCGTCCGTCGAGGCGAACCGCCGGCTGTGGGACTCCTGGGAGGACGACGCGGTCATCAAGGATGTCGCCTCGGGCCGCTACCTCGACGCCGACCGTCTCCACTACGCCGACTTCCAGGCGGACCTGGGCGACGGTGAGGGCTACTTCGTGAAGGGCCCATCCATCATTCCGCGCCCCCTGCAGGGTCAGCTGCCCGTCGTGGCACCGGCCGACCTGGTCTCGGGGGACGGCCCGCTGTCGCCGCGCGAGGTGGACGCCGTCCTGGTGAGCGCACCCTCGCTCGAGAACCTCCGCACCCGGCTGGCCGGGGCGCGGGAGGAGTTCGGTCTCCGGTCCGAGGGCGGTCCCGCCCTGATCGCCGCGCTGGACGTGGTGCTCGACGCGCGGGGCCTGAGCGCCGCCGACCGCCTGGCAGCGCTGGACGCGGCCACGCCGTGGTCCAGCGAGCGTGCGCGGTTCGCCGGGGCGGCCGAGGAGCTTGCGGAGACCCTCGCGGAGCTCCTGGGCCTCGCCGACGGAGTCCGCCTGCACCCGGCCGTCCTCGACACGGACCTGCCGGAACTGTCCGCGCTGACCCTCCCGCTGCTGCGCTCGCGGAACCTCCTGCGCCCGACGGCGCCGGGAGACGCCTTCCGCGCCGTGCTCGGGCTGGAGCGCGCGGTCAATCGCTATTCGACGGAGGCCGCGCGCAGCGTCGCGGCCGGGACCGGGGCACAGGCATGA
- a CDS encoding DUF1684 domain-containing protein gives MPSSVDSTTADNATAVTGQAATAAPEPGAFQAEWDAWHARHEEQRAAPHGFLAVTGLHFLDDAPQRIPGIPGLWNAVEDTVTITLSAVERLSWDGRELNPDGTGSTTVLGPIAERDAVLLDHGRVQIEVARRGGFLVVRPRDPGYSLRAGYPGTPAYPASEEFAVTAQVEYFEQPQAVTVGAVVEGIEHVYESPARLRFTLGGQEHVLTAFNGYAPGTLNVLFTDLTSGDTTYPANRSLVVTPAEDGTAVLDFNRTVNLPCAYTDFATCPLPPAGNRLPVAVEAGEKLPVERATAETPQAAGTSEKEAAA, from the coding sequence ATGCCTTCGTCAGTTGACAGCACCACGGCCGACAACGCCACGGCCGTGACCGGCCAGGCCGCCACGGCGGCCCCGGAGCCCGGCGCTTTCCAGGCCGAGTGGGATGCCTGGCACGCCCGTCACGAGGAGCAGCGGGCCGCGCCCCACGGGTTCCTCGCGGTCACCGGACTGCACTTCCTGGATGACGCGCCCCAGCGGATCCCGGGCATCCCCGGCCTCTGGAACGCGGTCGAGGACACCGTGACCATCACGCTGTCCGCCGTCGAACGTCTCAGCTGGGACGGTCGCGAGCTGAACCCGGACGGCACGGGCAGCACCACCGTCCTCGGCCCCATCGCCGAGCGGGACGCGGTGCTCCTGGACCACGGTCGCGTGCAGATCGAGGTCGCCCGCCGGGGAGGTTTCCTGGTGGTCCGCCCCCGCGACCCCGGCTACTCGCTCCGCGCCGGATACCCGGGCACGCCCGCTTACCCCGCGTCTGAGGAGTTCGCCGTGACGGCGCAGGTCGAGTACTTCGAGCAGCCGCAGGCCGTCACGGTGGGGGCCGTGGTGGAGGGGATCGAGCATGTCTATGAGTCGCCCGCCCGCCTGCGGTTCACCCTGGGAGGCCAGGAGCACGTGCTGACCGCCTTCAACGGCTACGCACCCGGCACTCTGAATGTGCTGTTCACGGACCTGACCAGCGGTGACACCACGTACCCGGCCAACCGCTCCCTCGTGGTCACCCCAGCCGAGGACGGGACCGCCGTCCTGGATTTCAACCGGACGGTGAACCTGCCGTGCGCCTACACGGACTTCGCCACGTGCCCCCTGCCGCCCGCGGGGAACCGTCTGCCGGTGGCCGTCGAGGCGGGGGAGAAGCTGCCGGTCGAGCGGGCCACCGCGGAGACCCCGCAGGCCGCCGGGACTTCCGAGAAGGAGGCCGCAGCATGA
- a CDS encoding LLM class flavin-dependent oxidoreductase → MKFQVLDIIPHLKNPLTGEIVSPSERLSQVMETARRAEELGFDSFSVGERHAGEFISSSPTTVLAAIAAVTSHIRLQSGVTVLSVLDPVRVAEDYATIDQLSAGRLELVIGKGNEVLQYPLFGLSLDDQWELLAEKYGLLHRLWREEGVTWEGRFRPALTDPTTTTPRPFAGAPRVWHGSATSLTSAALAAQYGDPLFTANAIQPRENYKVLIDHYREEYARHGHDPRFAYLGSGSGAGGVFLADTTQEAKAQFGPVYEALTAHRNVPGNNSPYRDIDHAVAEGPALVGSPEQVVDKILSYHELYGHDLQSISLPTTLPFDQQLDLLERFATEVIPAVRAAAPTTLWEEADPYGGRPAVAGAHEPDAAARITELNDQHRSQHAFVS, encoded by the coding sequence GTGAAATTCCAGGTCCTGGACATCATCCCGCATCTGAAGAACCCGCTGACCGGGGAGATCGTGTCCCCGTCCGAGCGGCTGAGCCAGGTGATGGAGACCGCACGGCGGGCCGAGGAGCTCGGCTTCGACTCCTTCTCCGTGGGGGAGCGGCACGCGGGCGAGTTCATCTCCTCCTCACCCACCACGGTGCTGGCTGCGATCGCCGCCGTCACGAGCCACATCCGCCTGCAGAGCGGCGTCACGGTTCTCTCGGTGCTGGACCCGGTCCGCGTCGCCGAGGACTACGCCACGATCGACCAGCTCTCCGCCGGCCGCCTCGAGCTGGTGATCGGCAAGGGCAACGAGGTGCTGCAGTACCCGCTCTTCGGTCTGTCCCTGGACGACCAGTGGGAGCTGCTCGCCGAGAAGTACGGTCTGCTGCACCGCCTCTGGCGGGAGGAGGGCGTCACCTGGGAGGGCCGCTTCCGTCCCGCGCTCACCGACCCGACCACGACGACGCCGCGCCCCTTCGCCGGGGCGCCGCGCGTCTGGCACGGCTCGGCGACGTCGTTGACCAGTGCGGCGCTCGCCGCCCAGTACGGCGACCCGCTCTTCACCGCGAACGCCATCCAGCCGCGGGAGAACTACAAGGTCCTGATCGATCACTACCGCGAGGAGTACGCCCGGCACGGACACGATCCGCGTTTCGCGTACCTGGGGTCGGGCAGCGGCGCGGGCGGGGTCTTCCTGGCCGACACCACGCAGGAGGCCAAGGCCCAGTTCGGGCCGGTCTACGAAGCACTCACCGCGCACCGGAACGTCCCGGGCAACAATTCGCCGTACCGGGACATCGACCACGCGGTGGCCGAAGGTCCGGCGCTCGTGGGCAGTCCGGAGCAGGTGGTGGACAAGATCCTGTCCTACCACGAGCTCTACGGCCACGATCTGCAGTCCATCTCCCTGCCCACCACCCTGCCGTTCGACCAGCAGCTTGACCTGCTGGAACGTTTCGCCACCGAGGTCATCCCGGCCGTCCGCGCGGCGGCCCCGACCACCTTGTGGGAGGAGGCGGACCCGTATGGCGGCCGTCCCGCCGTCGCGGGGGCGCACGAACCGGACGCCGCCGCCCGCATCACCGAACTCAACGACCAGCACAGGAGCCAGCATGCCTTCGTCAGTTGA